aatgatattcaaACTCATTTAtgcttatatattttaattaataatttatctattttaaaattttaataatatttaaattatatgtatttaaaatataaaatataaaaaagttataaatatttttataaatatatatatatatatatatatttaattatttatttatataaatatgtttGAATGACAGATATCAAACACATAAAATGTGAAATTTATATATGTCTAAATTCAAATCTAAATCAAATATGATTATGTGTTACTCAAATTCATAAACTGAGTATTTAAAAATATCTAACCCATTATAATCCCTGTGTGTGTGGGAAAGAGATAGAATGAGAAAGATTTAATATATATACTCACCGAAGTGCTGAGAAATAATGGACATGTGAAGAACAGTGGTTTTATCAATCCTCTGAAGATAGAATTGCTGACTAACTTGGTCATATTGGGCGATTTTAGAAGCAAGAAACTTGAACATTGCTGTCTTGCCATAGCGGGCTGCTCGAAACAGAGCAGTTTCTCCATTGCTGTCGCGCATCCCTAACAGTCCGGGTGCCTTCTTTAGCAGTTTATCAGCAATAGGGATCGCATTGTTGTTTGTGGCAGCTTCGTGGAGCATAGTGCTTCCAACACCATTTTGGCGGGTCATTTTATCTAGATGATATTCAGGCAATTCGTCTAGCAATTTCAGTACCAAATCGGCTTTTTTGGCGTAGGTAGCCATGTGGAGCACAGTATCTTCATTTACTGTTATTCTGTGCAATGCATGATCAGAAACTTTAGAGCACAGTTCTAACACCTTCTCCTTCTCACCCTCCACTACAGCGGTGTATAATTCTCCGCTAATTCTCTGTTTCGTATCAGCATCTTCATTGCAAGAAGACATCATGAGTTGCAGGCAGCAGCTAAGAGGCTCTTATTTAATTAAAACATTTCTTTATCTATCTACTTTTAGTTGAAATAAAAGATCATTGGAAGGTGGGAAGCAAAAGAAATGCTATATATCGTCCACTCCTCCATGATTTCCAGGCAATGTCTATTTATATGCACGTGAAACCAAGTTGTTCTGGCTGTCAAGTTATGCTATGCTTGGGCTGCAAATAAACGCTCTTAgagttaaaataataataataataataataataagaggaAGTCTCATATTAAATAAACATATAAAAGAGGCGAAGATTTTGCATGATACAACTTGGTTATTGCAATGTGTTGTGTGTCATCTAATAAAAAAACATTTGAAGATTGAGTAACCATCCAATTCAATAGCTTCATTTGATATTCATCATCTCTACAGTGGCTTTAGTGGAACCTTGAACTTATATTTCAACGAATTTTTACTGTTAgataaatttttatctattagATAAATTCTTACTTAAATTCTgtctataataaatatatatatatatgtatatattataaatttatatatataatagataAAACCTATATATTTGTAGTGTTTTAGATATATGATGATGAATAGGTAAAATTTTCCTATAAATGAAAGAAAGAATAAATCTGGTTGGCATTCGAAAGATTAATGGTGGGATTCCCTGCTTTATCCATTACGTGCTATCGTTGTGCAGAATAATCCTTTCGGGAGACATGTATCGCATGGCCGGGACGAATTGTCAAATTTGTATGTCCATGGAGAGAGATGACATAATAAATTTGTAACCTGATTCATCATGGAGGAAATATATTACGTATTTCGGTGTATTAATTTTTAATGCACCACAtacttataaatttataattattccaTGTTGTTAGGAGAGTACCTTTTATTAATATAAGAGTGTGCGTACTCActcaattaaaaattaacataTCACTAAAATAATATTGGGTCTTATTTTAAAGTATAGCAAATCTCATTACaaaacatgattttttttttattacttttgtTTAAGAATTTTCTTGATAAAGAGTATGGGTTCCATCTTATTGTGAGAAATAGAATACAGAATACATGTTCAAGAaacacctatatatatatatgtatatatatatatatatatgatacacGTGATTTTGGTTATGCTTTATCTTATATGGAAGAATAGCAGGTGCTTCAACGAAAACGTTGGCGTTGGAAAAGCAaccttaatattaaaaaaaaaaaaatggaaatgcTGACGACAAATACACAAATTTAATGGCCAAAAAGGATGACCCTTTGGTTTAAATTTGTAGGTAattgtaattataattaaattctcttttaattttatcaattatatatcctaattaaattcttaaattgCTAATTATATCacctattttattaaaaaaagctttatatatttatatacagCATGCTACATTAATTAATGTAGATTAATGAGTTAACATTAAtgctaataataaataaatagatgACGTATTTTTCTCAATAATTGACTTCTTATTaagaaattatttataaaatattccttAGTCTTAGTTTGAAAAATTTAATTCTCAACAACAGTTTTGATACAGCATGCAGCTTGTACAGATTATCACAAGAATTAATTTCCAaataacaataaaaatttaatctaAAACCTCAAtaagaaaaagataaaaataaacaaataaacttTATTGGAAatagaagaaataaataaagttaCCAAATCTAAATATaatggggtatttatagggtttgatAGTCCTAAactaattaaaataagataaCTATTATCTAGGAGTTTTAAATAAACataaatacaataaaaaaaatctagATAGAATAGGAAAATAATCAATCATAATTGAAATTGGATAACTAACAAATattcctattaaaataaaataaaataaaagcttTGCATTATTCACCTTCACTTTCGAGAAAATTTGACCTCGAATTTTAATGTCGGGATCAAATAATAATGGAACAACTATCTCCCACATTATTCTCCTCCACTTGAGATAAATTTAGCATGTTAATGAATTAAAATCTCCATTGGAAGATCACACTATATCTTCTTCTTCAATGGTATcaacaagattggtttgaataAAATTGATTTGAGGAAATTTGCATCTTCCTTGGCATGCTTAGACTCACTTGGACAAATTAAATCAACAAAAACACTAGGAAAATAGTTAGagaaatttcaattttcattGAAATCTCCTTGGCTTGATGTTCTTCTTTTCCCACGACACTCTCTTTAAACTCTTTATCATCTACCACAGCACAAGGCAATGCAAAAGTGTCAAATTCAAAGTCAAGATGATCCATTTGTTCTTCaaaatcttttaataatttgtctTCAATCTTTGTATGAACATTGACCTCCTCATCAAGCATGCCAATTTATCTTGTTCACAATCTTCCTCTTCATCCTGTCCATCAAGTCCCCAATATATTTCACCATCATCGTCATCATGTTTTTCAATGATGTTGATGATTTTTCTCTTTGGATATTCATTAGTCCTATGTCATTCCTCATTGCACCTATAGCATTTGATAGGAGCAAGTTTTGCATATGGATTATTGGTTTTGGGAGGATTCAAAGTTGTACCTTTATTGTTTCCacctattgaatttttattgctCACCTTCTCCATGCTAACAATACTTGAGCTTGGTTTGCCTTGTGCaacttccttcactttttcaaatTCACCATGGTTGTTGTCTCTATCATACTGATACTTTTGATAGGGATCATGGTAAATTCTTTCTTTCATCACCATTTCAGCTTTTAATGCCAAGTTCCTTGCCTCTTGCATGCTCATAACCATTTGAATTCCAATTTTATCACAAATTGAAGGTTTTAATCTCCTCAAATATCACGCTTCTTGTTGATTATCACTTTCGGACAATTGATTTTTTTGCTGCCAACTTCAAGAATTTAGCTGTATATTCATTGACACTCCTATTTCCCGGCAAACAACTTTGATAAGTttcaaataaatattgttcataatCTGGAGGTAAAAATCTACCACTTAATAATTGTTGCATCCTCCTTCATGTGGTGACTGGATTGTGCGCTTCTTGCCTCCTTGTCTCTTTCAATCGATCCCATCATACGAAAGCTCCTCCCTTTAATCTATAAGCCACCAATTTTACCTTTCGTTCCTTTAGAATTTCAGCACACTTGAAGAAACAATCCACCTTAGTCAACCAATCAAGAAAACTTTCAATGTCAAGATCTCCACTAAAGGTAGGGATATCCATTTGGTAAcaacccaaatttttaaataattattttatgtataactATATGATTTTTTACTGTTTGGTAGGCCCAGAAGATGCcatatgatattgatgagatgtggataTGGGAGATGtgttttagaagtgttatttggatcATTTTACAAGTTgtgtaggtcttaggtataggagGAATGTCACAACCCAACTTATGGGCtagaccggcactaggatctgggccggcataaagccctcgaggcccgtagtaagccttactgttcccaaACCCATGACTTGTcgtgacccaacctatgggccagactggcactaggacctgggccagcctaaaccccccgaggcctgtagtaagcctaactattcctcaacccaactctagggcccatttgggcccaaattcaagaattcaatcggacaaAGTCCAGCCATAAAATGAACCATTTAACGAGGAGTTTTTGAGTCGTcggacctataaacacaatatataatatattggagagctcagctcaccctcctcataatcaaattatcataatttcaatgggagctcagctctctcatccaatcccatcatgcatgcagataataattttacaggtccaacataacttttataatacaggcccaaaataaaataagtgcttctaacacatgcggagtctaagaaTTTAACTCAATGGTACAAAACACATTAAATACTATCAAGGGACCTGTGAAGAAGAAGAACAGGTTAGCCATAATaattaatcctcctgtagcctggaaaaatagatgaacagaagTAAgtgttcgacttagagagtaaaatatcaattttaactataatctctatagctatctaaagctaatgcaccatgtggagtgaaatgcaacatcgtcataaatttcatacaaatcacatcaaaaaggcaatttagagcactcacacacccaacactgtcaaccaatacatatatgggagctgatcccctatacagccctcttaatccaacctctgccagcaagtatctctcaagccggactttcgcttaataaaccaaatacaggGTCTCAGCGAGTgtttctcaagccgtgtctaccccgcagGACCGAGtctcagtgagtgtctctcaagccgtgtctacccatcctgtctatatccaataccatatcacacgcatgccacgcacacacactgctccaaattaccacaaacaacatccatgacacttcaacatttatgaatacaatataaaatgtgcctagtatttaactatatagatacatatttataagtgatgcatggacatgcttgaacatataataatatcgaaattacaattaaaattaatattttactcacagacttaatcgAAGTCATTGTGGTGGTTGGGCAGAGGAGAAAGGCTGTCcaagctcacctgacaattttattataattatttaataaatttgactcaatataaactaagaaaagaccaaagatgtcctaagttgtACCGAAAATCCGGtaaagtctcccctatacctaggacctacccaacctgcaaaagggcttaaaacgcacttctatatccacaaaccatacacccacaactcaatcacatcacacagccccttctgagcccatccaaacagtcaacaatcacaatatgaaaaattacagtttagtccttataattaacccttttgcaaaaactacccaaatgagctctaaaaattctaaaactttgccctgcgatccttagcaatattattaagctaatgcaaaaagaattataattttctaagctaccacgaatattctatagatttttaatccaattcaagcactaaataattaagaaaagtaaggttcgggtttacttatGCCAATTCCAACATCAGGAAtgcactcgggacgtctgacaacagtggggtagccaaaatctcaacCCAATTCCAAGAATTTTttggtagcctgtctgtctgACCTAAAATTTGCAGACCTGGGTAACCgttgaatttccgtgaattgaaggtacctacacgaagcccacaacatgagggctagtatataatttttacggaatttcctaagctcatttagtgctcggaaaaatactacaaagtttcgtgggacccaccaaaaaacagtatcaaaaaattttgaaatttatattgccgcgaagctttcGACTAGTGGAGCACTTCGGTACTCTCGGTTTTATCGTGGAGTTCACgatttgcgagaaatttagcccaaaagtcgaaatagggtaaaacttttcggacaaaaattgggcaaaccgctctatgaattttggtgttcttggtgtctatagaaagctctcgaggtcTAGAAGAGTTTTGACACAACACTCGGTCCGATCGGTGGCcagatcggccgaattttggccgaaAAGGTGAAGAGACGGGCTGCGTGTTGGGGAGGTTTCACACGCGTTTTCCGCCGGCCTGGAGCGTCGACCGGCGGTGGGGAGGTGCTGGGGCGGCGGGTCGGCGAGTGGGGAGGGCTGGGGTGATGGCGGCGCAGCGAgaggaggtgagaggagagagaaaatgggagaggaaGGAGAAGTGTTGGGCTTGCGgcgaaggaagaagaaaaagaactggccggtccgattcgatcgatcCGATCCGGTcctgttcgattcggccggtccgattcaagagataaaattttaaatttttactctgccttgggacaaaaaatgaggcccaaaaattccgaaaaaattttaaaaaactcaaaaaaatttatagagttcaaatatatttttagttttgccacgtggtctttaaataaatttctaaaaatcatcaaagttttatattttcgaaaaatcgaacccgatttctaaaatctggaaaatttcaaataatttcctaaaatttaaataaaataaaatattaacatttacctacaaaataataaatttaaaaattaggagtgttaTATGATCAAGCCCACAATTTAAGCCCAATatacatatgaaataatttaaattaactattatagttttatttcg
The Hevea brasiliensis isolate MT/VB/25A 57/8 chromosome 18, ASM3005281v1, whole genome shotgun sequence genome window above contains:
- the LOC110668696 gene encoding uncharacterized protein LOC110668696 codes for the protein MMSSCNEDADTKQRISGELYTAVVEGEKEKVLELCSKVSDHALHRITVNEDTVLHMATYAKKADLVLKLLDELPEYHLDKMTRQNGVGSTMLHEAATNNNAIPIADKLLKKAPGLLGMRDSNGETALFRAARYGKTAMFKFLASKIAQYDQVSQQFYLQRIDKTTVLHMSIISQHFELAWHIANEYLGCTETGGGSVSPFRKR